A part of Cystobacter ferrugineus genomic DNA contains:
- a CDS encoding TIGR04551 family protein, with translation MSSNALLAALLVASATAAAQTPETPSTGTTPAPAPESAPPATPPSSLEPTDSTEERIRQEVERRVEAAKQEMREEIRAQLATQSLASDWQEEWMEEKRKLELFTLDGYFRLRPNLYYQFDLGKQPERRLFPSPRTNERTQSGADMRLRLEPTFNISEEVRVKAQFDVLDNLLLGSTPSTSFPSDGYYLFDLFNDRQTSPRAGLNALRDAFSVREVYGEVSTPVGLLRFGRMNAHWGLGVLRNDGNCLDCDYGDQVDRVMFVTEPLEGFYVTPMFEFNNEGRYAYPNGTDSQPVDVSKTDDVHSFVLAVARRDTPQQVKAKLDNNQGVLNYGLHVSYRSQQSSSEGLNGSGAVLNPDGSVGNSTYVPRNASLVIPDVWLRYEEKNFRVEFEVAAYLGTIGSRQNTPLSPSGQDPNQNQSLTVAEFGGAAVGEYRLLNGKLNIQLELGFASGDRAPGFGAYPGRPGSGPGGFTQPGDADGPQFRCGGTDCADSYLRNFRFNRAYRVDNILFRELIGTVTDAVYAKPTLRYTLTQGFDVFGSAIYSQAIYPQSTPSFTDRPLGLETNLGAKYETEDGFVARVDWSVLFPLSGLQDYNTGSGVQITELQTAHAVRGTIGIRF, from the coding sequence ATGTCGTCCAACGCCCTGCTGGCGGCGCTCCTCGTCGCCTCCGCCACGGCCGCCGCGCAGACGCCGGAGACGCCCTCCACGGGCACCACGCCGGCCCCCGCGCCCGAGAGCGCCCCGCCCGCCACGCCTCCTTCTTCCCTGGAGCCCACCGACTCCACCGAGGAGCGCATCCGCCAGGAGGTGGAGCGGCGCGTGGAAGCCGCCAAGCAGGAGATGCGCGAGGAGATCCGCGCCCAGCTCGCCACCCAATCCCTCGCCTCGGACTGGCAGGAGGAGTGGATGGAGGAGAAGCGCAAGCTGGAGCTCTTCACGCTGGACGGCTACTTCCGCCTGCGTCCCAACCTCTATTACCAGTTCGACCTGGGCAAGCAGCCGGAGCGCCGGCTCTTCCCCTCGCCGCGCACCAACGAGCGCACCCAGTCGGGCGCCGACATGCGCCTGCGGCTGGAGCCCACCTTCAACATCTCGGAAGAGGTGCGGGTGAAGGCCCAGTTCGACGTGCTGGACAACCTGCTCTTGGGCTCCACGCCGTCCACGAGCTTCCCGAGCGACGGCTACTACCTGTTCGACCTCTTCAATGACCGGCAGACGTCGCCCCGGGCGGGCCTCAACGCCCTGCGCGACGCGTTCTCCGTGCGCGAGGTCTACGGCGAGGTGTCCACACCGGTGGGTCTGTTGCGCTTCGGCCGGATGAACGCGCACTGGGGTCTGGGCGTGCTGCGCAACGACGGCAACTGCCTGGACTGCGACTACGGCGACCAGGTGGACCGGGTCATGTTCGTCACCGAGCCCCTCGAGGGCTTCTACGTGACGCCCATGTTCGAGTTCAACAACGAGGGCCGCTACGCCTATCCGAACGGGACGGACAGCCAGCCGGTGGACGTGTCCAAGACGGACGACGTGCACAGCTTCGTGCTGGCGGTGGCCCGGCGCGACACGCCGCAGCAGGTGAAGGCCAAGCTGGACAACAACCAGGGCGTGCTCAACTACGGCCTCCACGTGAGCTACCGCAGCCAGCAGTCCTCGTCCGAGGGGCTCAACGGCTCGGGCGCGGTGCTCAACCCGGACGGCTCGGTGGGCAACAGCACCTACGTGCCGCGCAACGCCTCGCTCGTCATCCCGGACGTGTGGCTGCGCTACGAGGAGAAGAACTTCCGCGTGGAGTTCGAGGTGGCCGCCTACCTGGGCACCATCGGCAGCCGGCAGAACACGCCCCTGTCTCCCAGCGGCCAGGACCCCAACCAGAACCAGTCGCTCACCGTGGCGGAGTTCGGTGGCGCGGCGGTGGGTGAGTACCGGCTGCTCAACGGCAAGCTCAACATCCAGCTCGAGCTGGGCTTCGCGTCGGGAGACCGGGCGCCGGGCTTCGGGGCGTACCCGGGGCGGCCGGGCTCGGGGCCGGGCGGCTTCACCCAGCCGGGTGACGCGGACGGTCCTCAGTTCCGCTGCGGCGGCACCGACTGCGCCGACAGCTACCTGCGCAACTTCCGCTTCAACCGCGCCTACCGCGTGGACAACATCCTCTTCCGCGAGCTCATCGGCACCGTGACGGACGCCGTCTACGCCAAGCCCACCCTGCGCTACACGCTCACCCAGGGCTTCGACGTCTTCGGCAGCGCCATCTACTCGCAGGCCATCTACCCCCAGTCCACGCCGTCCTTCACGGATCGGCCCCTGGGCCTGGAGACGAACCTGGGCGCGAAGTACGAGACGGAGGATGGTTTCGTCGCCCGCGTGGACTGGTCCGTGCTCTTCCCGCTCAGCGGCCTGCAGGACTACAACACGGGCTCGGGCGTGCAGATCACCGAGCTGCAGACGGCCCACGCCGTGCGCGGCACGATCGGCATCCGGTTCTAG
- the mutM gene encoding bifunctional DNA-formamidopyrimidine glycosylase/DNA-(apurinic or apyrimidinic site) lyase, producing MPELPEVEIARRHLVHWLDGRRVVKADADDTRIFRGARWKDFASLRGRLLSLERRGKYLLFSFEEDRGLLAHLGMSGRFVRRSPDATVPYSRARFHLDSEEVIHFADARMLGRMETCPASGLHALAPIQALGFDPLADGLDVARLRDAVGDSKQELKVALMDQGRVAGLGNIHAAEALFRAGLHPSRPPGSLTDAEWKRLARGVRVALDFGLREQQAEEEVRYLKEGGRNGFLVYGRAGTPCVRCGTTVESVTQGGRTTHFCPSCQPSGPAPESRGRRDARIARRR from the coding sequence ATGCCCGAGCTTCCCGAAGTCGAGATCGCCCGGCGCCACCTCGTCCACTGGCTGGACGGTCGCCGCGTGGTGAAGGCCGACGCGGACGACACCCGTATCTTCCGGGGCGCGCGCTGGAAGGACTTCGCCTCCCTCCGGGGCCGGCTGCTCTCGCTGGAGCGGCGCGGCAAGTACCTCCTCTTCTCCTTCGAGGAAGATCGGGGCCTGCTCGCCCACCTGGGCATGTCGGGCCGCTTCGTGCGCCGCTCCCCCGACGCCACCGTGCCCTACAGCCGGGCCCGCTTCCACCTGGACTCCGAGGAGGTCATCCACTTCGCCGACGCGCGCATGCTCGGGCGCATGGAGACGTGTCCCGCCTCGGGCCTGCACGCGCTCGCGCCCATCCAGGCTCTGGGGTTCGATCCGCTCGCCGATGGGCTCGACGTCGCGCGGCTCCGGGACGCGGTGGGGGACTCGAAGCAGGAGCTCAAGGTGGCCTTGATGGACCAGGGGAGGGTGGCGGGGCTGGGCAACATCCACGCCGCCGAGGCGCTCTTCCGCGCGGGCCTGCACCCCTCGCGCCCACCCGGCTCGCTCACCGACGCCGAGTGGAAGCGCCTGGCCCGGGGGGTTCGCGTCGCGCTCGACTTCGGCCTCCGGGAGCAGCAGGCCGAGGAGGAGGTGCGCTACCTCAAGGAGGGGGGCCGCAACGGCTTCCTCGTCTATGGCCGCGCCGGGACGCCGTGTGTCCGGTGTGGAACGACCGTGGAGTCCGTGACCCAGGGGGGGCGCACCACCCACTTCTGCCCCTCGTGCCAGCCCTCGGGGCCAGCCCCGGAATCCCGGGGGAGACGGGACGCGCGGATCGCTCGCCGTCGTTGA
- a CDS encoding SIR2 family protein, whose amino-acid sequence MTYPRELVEAIRRHQIVPFVGAGISMGVKPGLFPSWPRLLEGLVERMREEVSPEDTIAEVRQRIDQGDYLTAAERAFQELGAYRFNRFLRERLRHKRPDDVDLSVVQALWELQPPVVVTTNYDDVLLWGRGDAEPVSNDQDDELNLLDLQAAPSDPRVWHLHGTIHRLATLVLAGADYKRLYGDSAQPASYSHYTSALVRLREWIRSRPFLYMGFSFSDPYVLKQLEHVIGITRGRQIPSFALMKKGQLDRGALWPKYNIQLVEYEDHGAPLAECLRGLARAAFGTSPAPASVPQWPPVMPAAAPGASLSSPSPSPVPQAPPVMRGSSPTAFSSGPPPALVPFQPSVGRPALEEEYARILRSQHRLVLLAPEDGGARSLARSVAARYGEHVTWLAPPNVPDCTEAEYCRALLGEAYVKGFDALVEHLREKAASLGREHLIVLRNEWGPFEHLKRLGNTLRRMMDEPSPVDFHFLIAGGERSAWLLHNVESFSVFTGAPRREVPDLTEEEVGRYLASLGEDAARHAAGVHEATGGHLGLLREALSSEGPRDADAITARLARSPALRSTVLERLLQDERNGHRGEHSCHAVLGKLLAGQSVKALEPLDHRVEYPEVRLYFAGLVRTDAAGRTVPRCRAVEHVAREVLARQDVRP is encoded by the coding sequence ATGACCTATCCGAGGGAACTGGTCGAGGCGATCCGCAGACACCAGATCGTCCCCTTCGTGGGGGCTGGCATCAGCATGGGCGTCAAACCGGGACTGTTCCCCTCCTGGCCCAGGCTCCTGGAGGGCCTGGTCGAGCGGATGCGCGAGGAGGTCAGCCCGGAGGACACCATCGCGGAGGTGCGCCAGCGCATCGACCAGGGGGACTACCTCACCGCGGCCGAGCGGGCCTTCCAGGAGCTGGGGGCCTACCGCTTCAATCGGTTCCTGCGCGAGCGCCTCCGCCACAAGCGGCCGGACGACGTGGATCTCTCCGTGGTCCAGGCCCTCTGGGAACTCCAGCCCCCGGTGGTGGTCACCACCAACTACGACGACGTCCTGCTCTGGGGCCGCGGGGACGCCGAGCCCGTCTCCAATGACCAGGACGACGAGCTGAACCTGCTGGACCTCCAGGCCGCCCCCTCGGACCCTCGCGTCTGGCACCTGCACGGCACCATCCACCGGCTCGCCACGCTGGTGCTCGCGGGCGCCGACTACAAGCGCCTCTATGGGGACTCGGCCCAGCCCGCCAGCTACTCCCACTACACGAGCGCGCTGGTGCGCCTGCGCGAGTGGATCCGCTCCAGGCCCTTTCTCTACATGGGCTTCAGCTTCAGCGACCCCTACGTGCTCAAGCAGCTCGAGCATGTCATCGGCATCACCCGGGGGCGGCAGATCCCCAGCTTCGCGCTGATGAAGAAGGGGCAGCTCGATCGGGGGGCGCTCTGGCCGAAGTACAACATCCAGCTCGTCGAATACGAGGACCATGGAGCCCCCCTGGCCGAGTGCCTGCGCGGACTCGCGCGGGCGGCCTTCGGCACCAGCCCCGCCCCCGCCTCCGTGCCGCAGTGGCCGCCCGTGATGCCCGCCGCCGCGCCCGGAGCCTCCCTTTCCAGCCCGTCCCCCTCGCCGGTGCCGCAAGCGCCGCCCGTGATGCGCGGCTCGAGCCCCACGGCCTTCTCGTCCGGCCCGCCCCCCGCGCTGGTGCCGTTCCAGCCCTCCGTGGGCCGCCCCGCGCTGGAGGAGGAGTACGCGCGCATCCTCCGAAGCCAGCACCGGCTGGTGCTGCTCGCGCCCGAGGACGGCGGAGCCCGGTCACTCGCCCGGAGCGTGGCGGCACGGTATGGGGAGCACGTCACCTGGCTGGCGCCCCCGAATGTCCCCGACTGCACCGAGGCCGAGTACTGCCGGGCGCTCCTGGGAGAAGCCTACGTCAAGGGCTTCGACGCGTTGGTGGAGCATCTGCGCGAGAAGGCCGCGAGCCTCGGGCGCGAGCACCTCATCGTCCTGCGCAATGAGTGGGGGCCGTTCGAGCACCTCAAGCGGCTTGGCAACACGTTGCGCCGGATGATGGACGAGCCCTCGCCGGTGGACTTCCACTTCCTCATCGCGGGAGGCGAGCGCTCGGCGTGGCTCCTCCACAACGTGGAGAGCTTCTCCGTGTTCACGGGAGCCCCCCGGCGCGAGGTGCCGGATCTCACGGAGGAGGAAGTGGGGCGCTATCTGGCCTCCCTGGGAGAGGACGCGGCACGCCACGCGGCGGGCGTTCACGAGGCCACGGGCGGTCATCTGGGACTGCTTCGGGAAGCCTTGAGCAGCGAGGGACCGCGTGACGCGGACGCGATCACGGCGCGGCTGGCGCGCAGCCCCGCGCTGCGAAGCACGGTGCTGGAGCGCCTGCTCCAGGACGAGCGCAATGGCCACCGGGGGGAGCACAGTTGTCACGCGGTGCTCGGAAAGCTGCTCGCCGGGCAGAGCGTGAAGGCGCTGGAGCCGCTCGATCACCGGGTGGAGTACCCCGAGGTGCGACTGTACTTCGCGGGCCTGGTGCGCACGGACGCGGCGGGAAGAACCGTGCCGCGATGCAGGGCCGTGGAGCACGTGGCCCGCGAGGTCCTGGCGCGTCAGGACGTGCGCCCGTGA